tagttatgtttcacaaaaacacctaggTGTTTAGAAGACGACTCAAGCCGCAATTAGTATACATCGTGTAGGGATTTTGATTCTTGCTTAAGGTTCAAGCTAATTTTCTGGTGATCAAAGCAAGTTCGTGAACTAGTTTCCATGTATAAGAATTACTTTGACCCCAAGCAAACTACATACAACATAGATTGATTCCAAATAATGGAAACCATGTAGTGTAAGCATGTGAAAAGTTTGCCTAGTAATACAAAGAAGACGTGCACCGCGTATTTGTCGATTAAAGTATCATGCATAAAACTTAGCTCAGGAATAACCGAGTATGGTTCGTGCACCATCAAGAAACGTTGGAGTTCAGTAACACCAAAAAATAGACTAGTTCACGAGTTAAGAAAAGTGATTCGCGAACTCAATATGTTTGAAGTGTCCAGGAACATACCCAAAAGGGCATAGTTCGCGAACTGAAAAATTAGTTCATGAGTACGCAAAGAAAGTATGCAGGAACACCTTGATATTCCATAGTTCGCCAACTGAAAAATCAGTTTTTGAACACTTGTGCACCTTGGAGTTCACATACATCAATAAATTGCATAGTTCGCGAACTTAAAGATTAGTTTGTGAACATTTCTAAGCTTATATTTCGCGGACATAgttttttgaacaataaaattaTTCTCAACCTCAGAAGTGATAAGACATATGAACATCCAATACTTGAGTTCATGTTTCGAGGTTCTTCAAGTACAAGCTTGAACTGGAAACTTCTTTTCTGTGATTCAACATATACTAAAGTCCTACAACATTGTCTTCGAAGATGTAATGGTAGACATGACGAGCAAATAAGAttgtcagtcttcacatacctctgttgatgaagttctcacaAATGTCTTCGTTTTTCTTCAGTCTTCAACCTTCGGGGTTATTGGGTGATttatgatactcaactatcatgctcttatcctagtctgagattgactttagtagacttTAAATCCTAGTCCGAGGCTGACTTTAGTAGACTTTAAATCAAGATAAATTTCAGTCATCTAATAcgtgtgggttcaaccaagctatgctttGATTTCAAATAATTGATACTTGATGCTTTGATCTTTTCCAGTttaataatttttgcaatatactTTTTCAATTAATTATAAAATCGAACCTATAGTGGGATTTCCTGCAAGAATTCGTCAACTACTACGATAGTATCAATGGCACAACCTCTAAGAATAACCACGATTTTAGTGGCGGAAACATGGGTCGTGTTTATGGCAGTCAAAACAACAATAAACAGACAATGGATAAAAGAAATTAGCTTGGAGTCAAACTTAAAAACTCGTTCATTTCACCACAATCCGGATCAAGACACCATCGTACTTGCGAGATATGATCAACAAAATCATAAGCCTATTGCGATCTATTCCACATTATACAATCCACCATATTACGGAGAGACCAACCAGCCGACTGATGCATTAACAAATCGGGTGGCATGCAGAAGTCAACAGAGGTCTGTTGATACTAACTTTTGGGAATACATAGTCAATGACTCCATGGTTGTAACATACCCACACGTAATTTCTTGTTAATTTAAATCAATATAATATGCTTCGGAAAGAATTAATTTCTTGTTAGTTGAAATCAATAAAAAGAATTACTGGGATTTGGTTAAAATTTGATATTCATCAAATTTTATACGAATCTACTGGGATAGAGGATATCTAAACTACTTTGAAAAGAATTGCTCGATACGGTGAATTATAAGTACTTGCACAAAAGATGACGGCTAGATGGAATTGAAAGCAGTACGTTGTACTTGCAATACAAACAACATTCAATAACAGCTGGATATTGACTATCAACCACTATGTAAGAATACTAAAACAATCAAGTTGCGAGAAAACTCTGGAAACGAGAACAATGTGAGGCTCTAGGCAATAGCCTAGCTGGCCTGGTCTATAAGACAACTCTGGAAACgagaacaaaataaaaatattggaCTTGCTAAACTAGAAATGGGGGCATGAATATCATCAAGGAAATTGTATCCTAAAACCTATCAGCACCAGCAAACCTAGAATGGTTAGAAAACTTATGAGCATTGCAACCAGTAGAGCCCTATCTATAGCACTGGACCTCACTGTGTTTCCTTTTGATGTGTCTTGTTTGTCTTCGGATTCTAATCCACTCTTGGTTTCCAACCTCTCCGTTCCATTTAGTACTTTACGTTTTCTCAGTAGCCATCCAATTAAGTTTTTCCTGTTTCCGTCTTCCGTCTTTGCAGTAGTCTTATCTACAAGATTAGACTCCCCACAACTTTGACCTGCACATGCACAAGGTTCCGGCTCTCTTGAACATGCACAACTTTCATCCATGTCAGAGCAAGGAAGACTTTCATTGGGATAAGTAGGTActccagagcaggcaaacattttCTCATCAATTGATTTTCTTTCACGAGAACCTGTTTCTTTTTCCATATCACTTTTTGGAGTATCGATCACCTCACCAAAAACTGACCACCTTCCAACTGAGGTAATCTTCACATCAGTTGAAGTGCCTAGCATGGCCTCAGGAGCAATCACGAGGACTTGTATGTATCCCTTCGTATGACCAACCTAAAACCAGAAAAGAAGAAACACATCATATATAAATTTGGTATAAGAAATATCCGGCTTCCTGAAACAAAGATAGAGCAGAATACAGGAATAATCTGCATATAATGCAGATTGACCCATTAACCAGTAACCAGAACTCCATTTAAGTTATTTTTTCTGTAGCAGATTTACAACTAGCCGGTTTTAAACACTAATTCTGGCTCAAAATACACAAGATTTTTAAACGATAGACCTCGACTAGGTGTCATGATAAGATGGAGTATGTTCTATTAAgttatttttgaagaaaaaagaaattggaAAACCAGGTCATACAGTCGTCACACAGGGATAAGTAACAATGCCTTTTAACTACATTGAAACTCCTGAATTTTAACTGGAAAGCTCAAAATTAGCAAAGTCTAAAACATGTGCACATTGTGAATCGAGGCTTACCAAGTGAACTCCATCAGTGGCAATTTCAGTAATCCATATCCTCTCTATTTGCCCCTCCATTCCCTGATATGGAGTAAATGATTCAAATACTGAAGTAAGTTCACGGCTCCGCTTCTTTACTATAGCGCTTGGGACTTTTTTCATCCTTGCTGCAGGTGTTCctggaaaaacaacaaaagatcaaCCATCCCATTTGCCACATAAACACATATTACATCGTGAGGCACTTCTATTAGGCTATCAGCAGTTCAAGAAACTAACTTAAAAGTGCTGAACAGCTACACTAAACAGCAAGTTACAATAAAAGAATTTCCATAAACTAATATGTGATTGTTATTATTATAAACTAAGGGaatattagaatttaaaaacTTACCAGGTCTTGGATAGAACTGTGAGATATGAACCTGAGGAAACTTGTACTCTTTAACAAGGTTGACAGTTTCAGCAAAATTTTCATCAGTTTCACCTGAGAAAGGCAAGACCATCCGACTAAAATCAATCTAAGAAAGTTCAGCTTGACATCATCAAAGACAAGCTCCCTGTTAAGGAAGTTATGCAGATTCATAGTATTCTGATAATATGGTATCACATGTTTCTTCATAAGTCATTGCTTCATATACTGAAAGCACATTTTATCATTTAGAACAAGGATCCATGCAGAGAAGCCTTAATCAGATGTAAACACCTAAAAACACATCTGTGGACATAATTATTTTACAGAACTCCTGATCAGGCAGCGGAGTTTAGAAACATAAGAAAACCAAATTAAAACAAGTTTACACATAACAATGTACACATACTGACCAGGGAAACCACAAATTATATCAGTAGCAATATGCATCCCAGGTACTAGTTCGAGAAGAGTATCCACCACTTTTTTGAACTCACTCACAGTATATTCTCGATGCATTGCCTACAATAATGATCTCCCACACTTTGTCAGAAGGAAATTGGTAAGAGAAATAACTAACTTATAGCAACAAAACTCAGATCTTGAACAAGCAAGACAAGGAAGGCTGTTAGTTGAGTAAAATTTACCAATTATAAACTAGAATCACAAAGGTAAATATATTTATTCTGCACTTACAGTCAAAACAGGGTCACTTCCAGATTGGACTGGAACATGAAGAAAAGAATATACACACGGGTGACTGAGGACCGCAGCTATCTCTTTTAAATGTTCTAGAATAAAAGGTGGATTGGTCATCCCAATTCGAAGCATAGTACTTCTATCAGGGGGGAGTACCGCAACAATAGCATTTAGCAAAGTCGGAAGATTGGTTCCAATATCGCGGCCTGCAAAACCATCAAACTGCCAAAATTACTCAAGGTATAAGTCAAGTCATTAGCACAAAAGATCTGAAATTCAGATCTTAACCACATGTTACCAATGCCCATTTTCATTATCTACTTGCTCCTAGAGAAAGTACATAGAAAGGGTTGCGCATAGAGCCACTCAGTATGCAGCCAGATGACCTCGGGGCATTTGATGTGATCTGTCATTGGATGCATTTTGTTTGGCATCATCTCACAAGTAGATCCTCAAAAGTCGCATTTATTCATAAATCACAAAGAAATAACCACTATTTGAACCCTTGAGTCCTCTTAAGAAGTTGAATATTCACTGAATTTGTGGTATCAACTCATGCAATTAATGAAGGGAGCAAATTTTAATTACCATATGCTCCGGTGTCCTCACTACTTAACCATATCTCCTTAACTCCATGAGCTGCGACAGCTTTTACACGCTCTACCTACATAAGATATTAAGCTTTAATAACATACACAGAATCTGAATCAGTTCTCAGAATTCAGCGATTAGTATTACTTACAAGACCGTCTATAGTGTAGCTTCCCAAATGCCCACGAGCATGCTTAGTCTTGCAGTAAGTGCAAGCACCCAAACAACCAACATTTATTGGAAGAATCTCTATAAACTTGTTCTTCCTCACCTGTTAAATGAATTCAAAATTTGATCTTAATGGAGGAAATCACAGATAACCTAATAGAAAATTGGATATAATAATGTCAGTGTTACGAAGGGGCCAAAATGTATTAATCAGCTTACAGCCCCTACATGGCAAAATTATAGTTGTTACAGTCTTACAGAGACATTCGGCGTTTACCTTTGGAAGGTCAAGAGCTGGCAATGTCTTGCGAGTCAAAAGCCGCACCTCATGACCTTTCAGAGTCTCctccacaacttcaacaacacggTCAATTTGCTGTACTCCAACTATGCTAACCCCTTCTAGCTCCTTTATATCTCGACTTCCCTGAGGAACACATCCTGCCACTACCAGTGGCTTTTTGGCAGTTTTGCATTTCACTATTAGCGTGTCCATAGCAGACTGGCTAGGAGATTTCACTGTGCATCTGTATTAAATAATTGGCATCATTTTTATATGGAATTACTCACAACACTAGCAATAGAAAATAGCAAATAAGTGTTACTGGTTCATGATTATGCTTGTATCttgaagcaaagaaaacaaagataaaagaaGGAAGTCAGATTTATGTTTACTTCTAGGAAACACTGCCCAAGTTAGGTAGTGTTAATTGAATTAGTTTTCACTAAGTCGTTTATGCGTGTCCACTTCAGTGTATGAAAATTTCTATGCATTGGAGGGATACTAGGTGGTTAGTACTTTATCTTGGAAATTACGTTCACAcaagtttattattattttgaatggAATCTGAATGTTAATAAACATATGAAAGTAATGTAGTGGAGGCAATAGTTTCCCCGAAATCAATCACAATTTGGAGAACGACGTTGCCTCGAAATTATCTTATTATCTCGTTCTTTAATCTAGTTTTACCATTTCCGACTTTCCATTGATTTGAGATACAACCAAGACAGTGATTCTATCAAGTTGGTGCACAGCATGGTGATGATATTGGCTTAATTGCCAAAATTTTGTAATACTAATAAGAATACCAAATCTTTGAACTTGAAGACTCAAGACCAGAGAGGGTACCCCACCTGAGTTGGTGATTTCTTTATTTATGAGGACAGAGTCGATATTATGAGACGGATGATCAGTCCTAAGTTGACCAAAATTttgaagcatgtttgtcaacagGGTTCAGATTTACGACATGAGCTGCATCGCAAAGGGgttcttcatttttttctctcactaAGTTATCATTGAAGCAGCTAAAACAAGAGCAGAATACCACATCTATGAGCAAGACATAGAAGGTATACAACCAGAAAATTCTATGAGGACTATGAGAACTACATGAAAGAGcagaagagaagaaaggaaatAAAAACAGTTTTATGAATACAGATAATTCTAGAGAAACTATCAGAAGTATATATCACACTTCAACTTTTATGAATTTTGTCAACCCTACAGATAATTCTAGAGAAACTATCAGAAGTATATATCGCACTTCAACTTTTATGACTTTTGTCAACCCTACTAGAAGGCTAGTGATTAGCCTATGGAAGTTTAGCAAAACAAATGTGGCCTACGTATGACAATGCAAGTTGTATAGTGTTTATATGAAAAAGGATAACCTCCTTTCGTTAATTTTATTACactatcttgtatcaaatagaaaaagaaagaaagaacccTTACGTATTGATCAGCCAAAGATCTGCATCATCAGGATTATCACTCAACGCATATCCAAATGCTGAAAGCTGACCAGCCATATATTCACTATCACTCTGTCATTCACAAAAAAGTACAATTTAGTTCATTGAATGGAATTACTACACGCTAAAGCCTACAAATCTAAAGTCCAAAACTTGTAAACCCCACAAACAACAATTATAAATGTCACAGTCCAAATTTTCTAACATAAAACCAACTTACTGAACTTCTCTAACCTAATGTCTGTCATTGACTACCTCTTGGACTTGAGCTCCTTTTAGAGCAATTGCAAATTCCCAATTATAACCCTACCAATTCACACTGGAGCATTCCCAGATCAAGTTCTTTTGTTTAAAAAAAGTCTCAATTGTTCATTATTGGTATCCTTACTTAAATCAAATAAAGCAATTGCTACTTGTGTTTATTGGTGGTATTGTAACGAAATTAAGGTTAAGTTACTTGCCTGGTTATGCGAACATCCGAAAGTCTTCATGTATATAGTCTgtagaaacaaaaacaaacaaaatcagaTAATAAAATCAAGTATTCAGTGAGATATATAGAGAGGTGATTTTTTAGTAAAAATGTGGAGACGTACTTGAGTTCCAGGGACTTGAGGAGAAGGATTAGAAGGAATATCTTGAGTTAGATGTTTGAGATTGGGTgtatcttcattcttcttcttcttctggcgTAGTTTAGGGTTTAAACCAACAGACATTACCGGCAAACGAAATCCAGGAGGAGCTCCATCGTTTCCGACTAACATATCTTCGATATCATCCATCTCAACTACACTCGGATTTTTCTCTGTGTGTGTGCGTttcagagaaagagagagaatcagttcatgaaactGGTCGAGAAACAGCCGTCATCGAATTACCAAATCTCAAGTAGCGTAGAATCTATATTTCGGTATTTCGCACAAGGAGGTTTAAGGAACATATGTTACTTCATTATTTGATTACGATATAAGCAACAACAAGACCGCATAGCGCAGTGGATTAGCGCGTTTGACTTCGGATCAAAAGGTCGTGGGTTCGACTCCCACTGTGGtcgatttccttttttttttctttttgaaagcaCAGCACTCCCTCCTTCTAGAGGAAGTTCTCTGACTTTCTCCCACCTTGTTGAGGAAGGATCTAATCAGCTAAATGTTATGTATTACTTACTCCCTCAAACTCCTATGTCCACCACCACTTTTGAAGTTGTTGCTGGTTTTACCTGCGAGTCCATTTCATCCACTAGCTGTTACAAAGTTGTGCTTCTACCGAGATTTGATAAGCAATCCAGCAAATTTAACATTGAGATATTTTCTTCTGATGTGGGTGAATGGAATGTCTACGAGGTTTCACGCCCTGAGGGTTGTATTGGGTGTGAGTATCCCTTTCACTCTTTAGTTATAGTAAGTGGAGTATTGCATTGGATTGAAGGGGGATATCTACTAGCATACAATCTGaacaacaactatgatgttgaaattGGTGGCCTGCAGTGTAGGTTGTTAGACAACCTTGAACCTGGCCTGGAGTCAGAAGAAGATTATTATTGGGAAAGCAATGTTTATTGTCTTGGCGAGTATGAAGGTCTGCTTTATTATACTTCATTTGTGACAAGCAAGAGGAttttaggtgtttgggtgttcaAGGAAGACTGGCATTTGTTGTACAAGGATATTGATTTGCGTGATCTCATAGCAGAAATGCTTAGAAGATTTGATGTGTATGATGATTGGGAAGAGGAACATAGCGCGTTTTCCTATGGCGAATGCGATGATTTTTCTTAGGAATTCGAGATTTTAGGTTTCAATCCAGTGGAGGAAGATGTTATTCTGCTCGGCTACAAGTCCGGCTTTTGGGCATACAACATTCAAACTAGAAGACACGAAGAGCTCACTGAGCCTTCTTCTATAGCTAAGGCTCATTCAGATTATCGCTTTCATAACTCTTATAATACTCATCCATTTGTTCTGAAGGCATTGCCAACAGTACTTCCACCACCTTCATGGGAAACGACATCTTATGTTGATGTTCGTGTTTCAGATCTTGAATAGGGTTAATTGAGGAGCACATGTTTTTCAATTCTGTTGTTTTTGCACTTTCTATAAACATATCCAAGAACTCAATGGTGTGTCTCCTCCTTCGCTTCAATTATAATGCACTATGCACTTGAACCTCCAGGTCCCTGTTGTTTTTCATGTTTCGTCAAGCACAAGGTGTCCTCCTAACAGATTATGCTCTGAAATTTATTTTACATACAAAAGACAAACAAAAACATGAGTTCCAGGAAAAGCATCTTATTTTCAGATTAGGCTTCATATCTTTTCAATTGGGAGCCAGTATAATTTTCTTCTGTACAAAAACTTTATACTCCTATATCTTTTCAATTATGTACATTTACAATGCCAGCAATCTGAAGAATgctcttttttcctttttctccgactcaaaccaaattttcaacaGCAAAATACAGACACACTTGATGTAACAGAAAGACAATATACTCAAGCCAATTAGATTAAATGCGGCCTTCATTTCACACTTTCTTCCCCCACCATCAATCTTGCTATCTTGCTTGGTTCCTCTGCTAAAGATTTACATGTTGAAAAAATTCCAAGGTCATCACCAATCTGGTCATACTCTTTAAGTGCAGTTTCCATCTCTTTTGTAACTACTTCATCATCCACGCCTTCTACACCACCAAGACTGAAAAGATTCGCATAGTGTTCTTCTTTTTCAGGGTCATTTCGAAATAGCTCCGTGGCAGGACCCTGCTAAGTCGAGGCAAATATTATATATGCATGATGCAAGGTATAGTACTCTTTTCTTGATGCGTAGTGTTAGGCATATTCCAGTTTCTTAAGATTGGGTACCAAAAATCCTAACAGATAACAATACCAATTGAGATTTAGAAATCAGTATTTTTTTACCTGGCATAATTCAGCATAATGCTTATATATCtcactatcttcattttcatccTCCAATAAAGATCCACCGAACCAACCATTGGCATTATCTACCGCACTAATTGTGTACCTGGCAATGGAAGAACATGTATAAGCCAGTAAATACAAGACTCGTTTTCAAGAGAAGCCAATGACGCTTCAAACTAAACCTTGGAACTACATGCACCTAAGCTGGTTTCCTCGTTAGATGGC
This genomic stretch from Papaver somniferum cultivar HN1 chromosome 5, ASM357369v1, whole genome shotgun sequence harbors:
- the LOC113283398 gene encoding threonylcarbamoyladenosine tRNA methylthiotransferase-like, which encodes MDDIEDMLVGNDGAPPGFRLPVMSVGLNPKLRQKKKKNEDTPNLKHLTQDIPSNPSPQVPGTQTIYMKTFGCSHNQSDSEYMAGQLSAFGYALSDNPDDADLWLINTCTVKSPSQSAMDTLIVKCKTAKKPLVVAGCVPQGSRDIKELEGVSIVGVQQIDRVVEVVEETLKGHEVRLLTRKTLPALDLPKVRKNKFIEILPINVGCLGACTYCKTKHARGHLGSYTIDGLVERVKAVAAHGVKEIWLSSEDTGAYGRDIGTNLPTLLNAIVAVLPPDRSTMLRIGMTNPPFILEHLKEIAAVLSHPCVYSFLHVPVQSGSDPVLTAMHREYTVSEFKKVVDTLLELVPGMHIATDIICGFPGETDENFAETVNLVKEYKFPQVHISQFYPRPGTPAARMKKVPSAIVKKRSRELTSVFESFTPYQGMEGQIERIWITEIATDGVHLVGHTKGYIQVLVIAPEAMLGTSTDVKITSVGRWSVFGEVIDTPKSDMEKETGSRERKSIDEKMFACSGVPTYPNESLPCSDMDESCACSREPEPCACAGQSCGESNLVDKTTAKTEDGNRKNLIGWLLRKRKVLNGTERLETKSGLESEDKQDTSKGNTVRSSAIDRALLVAMLISFLTILGLLVLIGFRIQFP